Proteins encoded by one window of Salvia splendens isolate huo1 chromosome 5, SspV2, whole genome shotgun sequence:
- the LOC121805744 gene encoding proteasome subunit beta type-4-like isoform X2, with the protein MMNLADSAPATNNMLGSEADSQRTLYPYVTGTSVIGIKYKDGLLFAADMGGSYGSTLRYKSVERLKSVGKHSVIGASGEISDFQEIMRYLDELILFDNMWDDGNSLGPKEVHNYLTRVMYNRRNKFNPLWNSLVLGGIKNGKKYLGTVSMIGVHYEDDHVATGFGNHLARPILRDEWHENLTYEEGVKLLEKCMRVLLYRDRSAVNKLQIAKITEEGFTVSEPYSLKTSWDFNAFKNPTLDAEGSW; encoded by the exons ATGATGAAT TTGGCCGATTCAGCTCCAGCTACGAACAATATGCTCGGTTCGGAAGCCGATTCTCAAAGAACTCT GTATCCATATGTTACAGGGACCTCTGTGATTGGGATTAAGTACAAAGATGGACTTCTCTTTGCTGCTGATATGGGAG GTTCATACGGGTCTACCCTTCGTTACAAGTCTGTGGAGAGACTGAAGTCAGTGGGGAAACATTCGGTTATTGGTGCTAGTGGCGAAATCAGTGATTTTCAGGAGATTATGCGCTATCTTGATGAGCTTAT CTTGTTTGACAACATGTGGGATGATGGAAACTCCCTTGGTCCTAAAGAGGTGCATAACTATCTCACAAGGGTGATGTATAATCGCCGTAATAAGTTCAATCCGCTATGGAATTCACTTGTGCTTGGTGgtattaaaaatggaaagaagTATCTTGGAACA GTTAGCATGATTGGCGTACATTATGAGGACGACCATGTTGCAACTGGATTTGGAAACCACTTGGCCAGGCCAATTCTCCGTGATGAATGGCACGAGAACCTGACATATGAAGAAGGTGTGAAATTACTGGAGAAATGCATGCGCGTGCTTCTTTACCGTGATAGGTCAGCTGTCAACAAACTTCAG ATTGCGAAGATCACAGAGGAGGGCTTCACAGTTTCGGAGCCATACTCATTGAAGACCTCCTGGGATTTCAATGCTTTCAAAAATCCAACCCTGGACGCTGAGGGTTCTTGGTAG
- the LOC121805744 gene encoding proteasome subunit beta type-4-like isoform X1, which produces MMNLADSAPATNNMLGSEADSQRTLYPYVTGTSVIGIKYKDGLLFAADMGGSYGSTLRYKSVERLKSVGKHSVIGASGEISDFQEIMRYLDELISLFDNMWDDGNSLGPKEVHNYLTRVMYNRRNKFNPLWNSLVLGGIKNGKKYLGTVSMIGVHYEDDHVATGFGNHLARPILRDEWHENLTYEEGVKLLEKCMRVLLYRDRSAVNKLQIAKITEEGFTVSEPYSLKTSWDFNAFKNPTLDAEGSW; this is translated from the exons ATGATGAAT TTGGCCGATTCAGCTCCAGCTACGAACAATATGCTCGGTTCGGAAGCCGATTCTCAAAGAACTCT GTATCCATATGTTACAGGGACCTCTGTGATTGGGATTAAGTACAAAGATGGACTTCTCTTTGCTGCTGATATGGGAG GTTCATACGGGTCTACCCTTCGTTACAAGTCTGTGGAGAGACTGAAGTCAGTGGGGAAACATTCGGTTATTGGTGCTAGTGGCGAAATCAGTGATTTTCAGGAGATTATGCGCTATCTTGATGAGCTTAT TAGCTTGTTTGACAACATGTGGGATGATGGAAACTCCCTTGGTCCTAAAGAGGTGCATAACTATCTCACAAGGGTGATGTATAATCGCCGTAATAAGTTCAATCCGCTATGGAATTCACTTGTGCTTGGTGgtattaaaaatggaaagaagTATCTTGGAACA GTTAGCATGATTGGCGTACATTATGAGGACGACCATGTTGCAACTGGATTTGGAAACCACTTGGCCAGGCCAATTCTCCGTGATGAATGGCACGAGAACCTGACATATGAAGAAGGTGTGAAATTACTGGAGAAATGCATGCGCGTGCTTCTTTACCGTGATAGGTCAGCTGTCAACAAACTTCAG ATTGCGAAGATCACAGAGGAGGGCTTCACAGTTTCGGAGCCATACTCATTGAAGACCTCCTGGGATTTCAATGCTTTCAAAAATCCAACCCTGGACGCTGAGGGTTCTTGGTAG